A single genomic interval of Balaenoptera musculus isolate JJ_BM4_2016_0621 chromosome 14, mBalMus1.pri.v3, whole genome shotgun sequence harbors:
- the LOC118880332 gene encoding RNA-binding protein FUS-like translates to MASNDYTQKATQSYGAYPTQPGQGYSQQSNQSYGQQSYSGYGQSTDTSGYGQSSYGSSYGQTQNTGYGTQSTPQGYGSAGGYGSSQSSQSSYGQQSSYPGYGQQPAPSSTSGSYGSSSQSSGYGQPQSGGYGQQSGYGGQPQSYGQQQSYNPPQGYGQQNQYNSSGGGGGGGGGNYGQDQSSMSSSGGGSYGNQDQSGGGGYGGGQQDRGGRGRGGGGGYSRSSGGYEPRGRGGSRGGRGGMGGSDRGGFNKLGGPRDQGSHHDSEQDNSDNNTIFVQGLGENVTVESVADCFKQIGIIKTNKKTGQPMINLYTDRETGKLKGEATVSFDDPPSAKAAIDWFDGKEFSGNPIKVSFATRRADFNRGGGNGRGGRGRGGPMGCGGYGGGGSGGGGRGGFPSGGGGGGGQQRAGDWKCPNPTCENMNFSWRNECNQCKAPKPDGPGGGPGGSHMGGNYGDDRRGGRGGYDRGGYRGRGGDRGGF, encoded by the coding sequence ATGGCCTCAAACGACTATACCCAAAAAGCAACCCAAAGTTATGGGGCCTACCCAACCCAGCCTGGGCAGGGCTATTCCCAGCAGAGCAATCAGTCCTATGGACAGCAGAGTTACAGTGGCTACGGCCAGTCAACGGACACTTCAGGCTATGGCCAGAGCAGCTATGGTAGTTCTTATGGACAGACCCAGAACACAGGCTATGGCACACAGTCAACTCCCCAGGGATATGGCTCAGCTGGTGGCTATGGCAGTAGCCAAAGTTCTCAGTCGTCTTACGGGCAGCAGTCCTCATACCCTGGCTATGGCCAGCAGCCAGCTCCTAGCAGCACCTCGGGAAGTTACGGTAGCAGTTCTCAGAGCAGCGGCTATGGACAGCCCCAGAGTGGGGGCTATGGCCAGCAGTCTGGCTATGGTGGACAGCCTCAAAGCTATGGACAGCAGCAAAGCTATAATCCCCCTCAGGGCTATGGGCAGCAGAACCAGTACAACAGTAgcggtggaggtggagggggtggtggaggTAACTATGGCCAAGATCAGTCCTCCATGAGTAGTAGTGGTGGCGGCAGTTATGGCAATCAGGACCAGAGTGGTGGCGGCGGCTACGGGGGAGGCCAGCAGGACCGTGGGGGCCGTGGCCGGGGCGGTGGCGGTGGTTACAGCCGCAGCAGTGGTGGCTATGAACCCAGAGGTCGTGGAGGCAGCCGTGGAGGCAGAGGCGGCATGGGCGGAAGTGACCGTGGTGGCTTCAATAAACTTGGTGGCCCTCGGGACCAAGGATCACATCATGACTCTGAACAGGATAATTCAGACAACAACACCATCTTCGTGCAAGGCCTGGGCGAGAATGTTACAGTTGAGTCTGTAGCTGATTGCTTCAAGCAGATTGGTATCATtaagacaaataagaaaacaggacAGCCCATGATTAATCTGTACACAGACAGGGAAACAGGCAAGCTGAAGGGAGAGGCAACAGTATCATTTGATGACCCACCTTCTGCTAAAGCAGCTATTGACTGGTTTGATGGTAAAGAATTCTCTGGGAATCCCATCAAGGTCTCATTTGCTACTCGGCGAGCAGACTTCAATCGGGGTGGTGGCAATGGTCGTGGAGGCCGAGGGCGAGGAGGACCCATGGGCTGTGGAGGCTAtggaggtggtggcagtggtggcggTGGCCGAGGAGGATTCCCCAgcggcggcggtggcggtggAGGACAGCAGCGAGCAGGGGACTGGAAGTGTCCTAATCCTACGTGTGAGAACATGAACTTCTCTTGGAGGAATGAATGCAACCAGTGTAAGGCCCCTAAACCAGACGGCCCAGGAGGGGGACCAGGAGGCTCTCATATGGGGGGTAACTATGGAGACGATCGTCGTGGTGGCAGAGGAGGCTATGATCGGGGCGGCTACCGAGGCCGAGGCGGGGACCGTGGGGGCTTCTGA